Proteins found in one Tsukamurella paurometabola DSM 20162 genomic segment:
- a CDS encoding TetR/AcrR family transcriptional regulator — protein sequence MNPEDEGRALVRLLWRSEAGESARGRKGPKQRLTVDEVVASAVALADAEGLSAVTMRALAARLGIGPMSVYTYVPTRDVLVALMVDAVALAQPPAEPRSTVRESLIAVVRARRDEYLAHPWLLDAPSWRDVLGPGKIGQYEAQLALLEDLSISDLERDWLVVLLESFAAGAARSSGARGAASRPMTDAQWWEVVGPELAARIPPGKYPIAGRVGTVVGEHYSGPGDPDAGFELGLQVLLDGLESRIPGLSAR from the coding sequence ATGAATCCCGAGGACGAGGGCCGTGCGCTGGTCAGGCTGTTGTGGCGGTCCGAGGCGGGTGAGTCCGCCCGGGGCCGCAAGGGGCCCAAGCAGCGGCTCACCGTTGACGAGGTGGTGGCTTCCGCGGTCGCACTCGCCGATGCCGAAGGCCTCTCTGCCGTCACCATGCGGGCCCTCGCCGCGCGTCTGGGCATCGGACCGATGAGCGTGTACACCTATGTGCCGACCCGCGACGTCCTGGTGGCGCTGATGGTCGACGCGGTCGCGCTGGCGCAGCCGCCGGCCGAGCCGCGATCCACAGTGCGCGAGTCCCTCATCGCCGTCGTGCGCGCCCGGCGCGACGAGTACCTCGCGCACCCGTGGTTGCTCGATGCCCCGTCGTGGCGAGATGTGCTGGGGCCCGGGAAGATCGGTCAGTACGAGGCCCAGCTCGCATTGCTCGAAGACCTGTCGATCAGCGACCTCGAACGCGATTGGCTGGTCGTGCTACTCGAGAGCTTCGCCGCCGGTGCGGCACGCAGCTCCGGTGCCCGCGGCGCGGCGTCACGGCCGATGACGGACGCGCAGTGGTGGGAGGTCGTCGGGCCGGAGCTGGCCGCCCGCATACCGCCCGGGAAGTACCCGATCGCCGGACGCGTCGGCACCGTCGTCGGTGAGCATTACAGCGGGCCGGGCGATCCCGACGCTGGGTTCGAGCTGGGTCTGCAGGTGCTGCTCGACGGCCTGGAATCAAGAATCCCGGGGCTC